A single Bacteroidota bacterium DNA region contains:
- a CDS encoding ABC transporter permease, with product MKLLYHLGKYVLLMKRVFKKPEKWSIYRAQFFKEVNSLGIGSLGIIAIISVFMGAVVTIQSAFGFESPWIPIYAIGITARDSMILEFSPTIVSLILAGKVGSNIASEIGTMRVSEQIDALEIMGVNSAGYLILPKTLAALFINPFLIVISMFLGIFGGWALGVLTGVVTSYEYIYGIQYELKMYNIYYSLIKTVAFAFIITTVSAYHGFYTKGGALEVGRASTKAVVYSSIILLVVNFLLTQILLA from the coding sequence ATAAAACTTTTATATCATTTAGGTAAGTATGTTTTGCTGATGAAGCGGGTGTTTAAAAAGCCCGAAAAGTGGTCTATTTACAGAGCTCAATTTTTTAAAGAGGTAAATTCTTTGGGGATTGGTTCGTTAGGAATCATAGCCATCATTTCTGTTTTTATGGGTGCTGTTGTAACTATACAATCTGCATTTGGCTTTGAGAGCCCGTGGATTCCTATTTATGCAATAGGTATAACAGCCCGAGATTCTATGATTTTGGAATTTTCGCCAACGATAGTGAGTTTGATATTAGCAGGAAAGGTAGGCTCCAACATCGCGTCAGAAATTGGAACTATGCGTGTTTCGGAGCAGATAGATGCGTTGGAGATTATGGGCGTGAATTCGGCAGGTTATTTAATTCTTCCCAAAACATTGGCTGCATTATTTATAAATCCTTTTTTGATTGTGATAAGTATGTTTTTAGGAATATTTGGAGGTTGGGCATTAGGTGTTTTAACGGGAGTGGTAACATCTTACGAATATATTTATGGTATTCAGTATGAATTAAAAATGTATAATATTTATTATTCACTAATTAAAACGGTTGCATTTGCATTTATAATTACTACAGTTTCTGCGTATCATGGATTTTACACCAAAGGTGGAGCATTGGAGGTTGGTAGAGCAAGTACCAAGGCTGTTGTTTATAGCAGTATTATTCTGTTGGTGGTTAATTTTCTATTAACTCAAATTTTATTAGCTTGA
- a CDS encoding ATP-binding cassette domain-containing protein yields MIEARNITKKFRDKTILSDFSFTFERGKTNLIIGQSGSGKTVLLKCLVGLHDIDSGEVLYENQDFFKLDFAGKKNIRRQIGMLFQGGALFDSMTVEENVIFPLSMFTDMTKEECLDRANFCLNRVNLVNTNKLFPSEISGGMKKRVAIARAISTQPNYLFCDEPNSGLDPKTSIVIDNLIKELTEEFNMTTVVITHDMNSVIEIGDKIAFIFEGKKRWEGTRTEILSAEDPELVNFVYASKFMMELRKK; encoded by the coding sequence TTGATAGAAGCCAGAAACATAACCAAGAAATTCCGAGATAAAACAATCTTGAGTGATTTTTCCTTTACGTTTGAGCGAGGGAAAACCAATTTAATTATAGGGCAAAGTGGATCGGGGAAAACGGTGTTGTTGAAATGCTTAGTAGGTTTGCATGATATTGATAGTGGAGAGGTGTTATATGAAAATCAAGATTTTTTCAAGTTGGATTTTGCGGGCAAAAAAAACATTAGAAGGCAGATTGGAATGCTTTTTCAGGGCGGAGCATTGTTTGATTCAATGACTGTAGAGGAAAATGTAATTTTTCCATTGTCAATGTTTACAGATATGACAAAAGAAGAATGTTTAGACAGGGCAAACTTTTGTTTGAACAGAGTTAATTTGGTAAATACAAATAAACTTTTTCCGTCTGAAATAAGTGGAGGAATGAAAAAGCGCGTTGCTATTGCAAGAGCCATATCTACACAACCTAATTATTTGTTTTGTGACGAGCCCAATTCCGGCCTTGACCCTAAGACATCTATCGTAATAGATAATCTAATTAAAGAACTTACCGAAGAGTTTAATATGACTACCGTGGTTATTACTCACGATATGAATTCCGTAATAGAAATAGGAGATAAAATTGCTTTTATTTTTGAAGGAAAAAAACGTTGGGAAGGAACACGAACAGAAATTTTATCTGCCGAAGATCCTGAATTGGTAAACTTTGTATATGCCTCCAAATTTATGATGGAGCTGCGAAAAAAGTAA